The following coding sequences lie in one Candidatus Nitrospira allomarina genomic window:
- a CDS encoding type III pantothenate kinase encodes MLLAIDIGNSQIVCGVFQDSTLISHWRLSTDNSKTPDEYSIIFRSLLQFHKILPEDILGCIVTSVVPPLTHIFDMLAQSLFGQSPLIVTSACPHGLILQYNNPEEIGTDRLVNAAAAFARYKRYLIIVDFGTATTFCIVTQQAEYLGGTIAPGLKSAADTLHTKTAKLPKVDLVIPASVIGKDTTSSMQAGIMYGYAGLVDEIVRRIQQEIGESPLVIATGGLAQTIVPISHTIQEVRPNLTLEGLKLLYDRMNPSCG; translated from the coding sequence ATGCTTTTAGCCATCGACATTGGAAACTCACAAATTGTCTGTGGGGTTTTTCAAGACAGCACCCTGATCTCACACTGGCGCTTATCCACCGACAATTCCAAGACTCCTGATGAATATAGCATTATCTTTCGGTCCCTCCTTCAATTTCATAAAATCCTGCCAGAAGACATCCTAGGCTGTATCGTCACTAGTGTGGTCCCCCCTCTCACACATATTTTCGACATGTTGGCCCAATCATTATTCGGACAATCACCTCTAATCGTCACCAGCGCATGTCCTCATGGGCTCATCCTCCAGTACAATAATCCAGAGGAAATCGGGACAGACCGTCTCGTCAATGCGGCCGCAGCATTTGCTCGGTATAAACGATATCTGATTATTGTTGATTTTGGGACCGCGACCACATTTTGTATCGTCACACAACAAGCCGAGTACCTAGGTGGAACCATTGCCCCTGGCTTAAAAAGCGCAGCAGATACCCTACACACCAAAACAGCAAAGCTTCCAAAAGTTGATTTGGTTATCCCGGCATCCGTGATTGGAAAAGATACGACTTCCAGTATGCAGGCAGGAATCATGTATGGATATGCTGGATTGGTTGATGAAATCGTGAGGAGAATTCAACAGGAAATCGGAGAATCCCCACTTGTCATCGCGACTGGCGGGCTGGCCCAAACAATTGTTCCAATTTCTCACACTATTCAGGAGGTTAGACCCAACCTGACATTAGAGGGCTTAAAGCTCCTCTATGATCGCATGAACCCTTCCTGTGGATAA
- a CDS encoding biotin--[acetyl-CoA-carboxylase] ligase has product MVSSSKIAALLPSKKFGKTLYIFDELGSTNALAVEKAKNQALSGTVILADRQTSGRGRLDRSWFSPGKSNIYGSLLFVHETPIQYLGWVPLMAGVAIAQALEQQTSIRVDLKWPNDLLIGGRKLGGILCDSFRNPTHHFCVVIGFGINVNLTQSEFPLELQTSATSLQIHCRYSVNREELIMKMITSLEKNWENLRSNGPLSYLVEYTHWCGTIGQAIQVQFPDGSQLQGLAHSIGEHGQLRVIPSPSDLNDQSARIRDIHSGEILHLRTTAQP; this is encoded by the coding sequence GTGGTATCCTCCTCAAAAATAGCCGCCCTTCTCCCCTCAAAAAAATTTGGCAAAACCCTTTATATTTTTGATGAATTAGGCTCAACCAATGCATTGGCCGTGGAAAAAGCCAAGAACCAAGCACTTTCTGGAACCGTCATACTGGCCGACAGACAAACCTCGGGACGAGGTCGACTTGATCGGTCTTGGTTTTCCCCAGGCAAGTCCAATATTTACGGATCTCTCCTTTTTGTTCATGAGACACCCATTCAATATTTAGGATGGGTTCCTCTCATGGCCGGAGTGGCCATTGCCCAGGCACTCGAACAACAGACATCTATTCGTGTCGATCTAAAATGGCCCAATGACTTATTAATTGGAGGTCGTAAATTGGGTGGCATTTTATGTGATTCCTTTCGAAATCCAACACACCATTTCTGCGTGGTAATCGGATTTGGAATTAACGTTAACCTCACTCAATCGGAATTTCCTTTAGAACTTCAAACTAGTGCGACTTCTCTGCAGATCCATTGTCGCTATAGTGTGAACAGAGAAGAGCTCATCATGAAAATGATCACATCACTGGAAAAAAACTGGGAAAATCTGAGGTCCAACGGACCTCTGTCTTATCTTGTGGAATACACGCATTGGTGTGGCACCATTGGACAAGCAATTCAGGTACAGTTTCCTGATGGAAGCCAACTCCAGGGGCTGGCTCATTCCATAGGAGAACATGGCCAACTCAGAGTCATTCCTTCCCCTTCCGACTTAAACGATCAATCAGCCAGGATTCGAGATATTCATTCCGGCGAAATCCTTCATCTTCGCACAACCGCCCAACCATGA
- the nadC gene encoding carboxylating nicotinate-nucleotide diphosphorylase, with product MGVPSLASPPPLFSIRRVISAALEEDLAYGDLTSTLLIPPTLLARADIIAKAHMIVAGVAVAREVFQSIDSTLELTTHAGDGSMVRPLTTILSMKGKAQSLLQGERIALNFLQRLSGISTLTHQFCEAVRDYPVALVDTRKTTPGLRALEKWAVRLGGGKNHRFSLHDGILIKDNHLMVMASQRMNITQTCLWARQHAPHGLQICVEVETIAQVRQALKGKADVLLLDNMTPRHVKQAIDIIQKQALVEVSGGMTLDNVRDMAEAGPDFISIGALTHSAPSMDLSMEIVPLRTKRRPQKRQR from the coding sequence ATGGGTGTACCTTCTCTGGCCTCGCCTCCTCCTCTTTTTTCCATCCGGCGCGTAATCAGCGCTGCGCTGGAAGAAGACCTTGCCTACGGAGACTTGACCTCAACCCTTCTCATTCCACCAACTCTATTAGCTCGCGCCGACATCATTGCAAAAGCCCACATGATCGTGGCGGGTGTGGCCGTTGCCAGAGAGGTGTTTCAATCAATCGATTCAACCCTTGAACTTACCACTCATGCTGGCGATGGAAGCATGGTGCGCCCGTTAACCACTATCCTGAGCATGAAAGGAAAGGCGCAATCGCTCCTTCAAGGCGAACGAATCGCCCTGAATTTCCTCCAACGGCTTTCGGGAATCAGCACTCTCACCCATCAGTTCTGCGAGGCTGTTCGTGATTATCCAGTCGCTTTAGTGGACACACGAAAAACAACACCTGGACTCCGGGCCTTAGAAAAATGGGCCGTCCGCCTTGGCGGAGGTAAAAATCATCGCTTCTCACTCCATGACGGCATTCTCATTAAAGATAATCACTTGATGGTCATGGCATCCCAACGGATGAACATCACCCAGACATGTTTATGGGCCAGGCAACATGCCCCGCATGGCCTTCAAATTTGCGTGGAAGTCGAAACAATTGCTCAGGTTCGACAGGCCTTAAAGGGAAAAGCCGATGTTCTTTTATTGGATAACATGACCCCCCGTCATGTCAAACAGGCCATAGACATCATCCAAAAACAGGCCTTGGTGGAAGTATCAGGAGGCATGACCTTGGACAACGTTCGAGATATGGCAGAAGCCGGACCGGATTTCATCTCGATTGGGGCACTCACACATTCCGCGCCATCCATGGACCTCTCCATGGAGATCGTTCCTCTCCGAACAAAAAGACGTCCTCAAAAGCGCCAACGATGA
- a CDS encoding valine--tRNA ligase gives MPIPKHPINNSMSSSQLEKTYNPNEVEQRWGSYWMQHHLFQPDLGNHSQSYCLVIPPPNVTGSLHIGHALNTTIQDIIVRWRRMQGLNTLWVPGTDHAGIATQNVVERQLAQEGQSREHIGRSAFIDRVWKWRHQSGNTIIEQLKQLGASCDWSRLRFTMDEGLSRAVREVFVRLYEEGLIYRGERLINWCPRCLTALSDIEVEHEPIKGKLYYIQYYLSDDPTQFLMVATTRPETVLGDTAVAVHPEDPRYQRYIGKEARVPLTTRTIPILADPILVDREFGTGAVKITPAHDFNDFEAGERHGLPRLSILDFQARMSLSGLQESQADSRLQTTLNLKSVQEARTMVIEALEKQELLLKVEDHAMALGKCYRCKTVVEPYLSPQWFVKIQPLATPAIQAVETGHIRIIPDGWKNNYLGWMHQIKDWCISRQIWWGHQIPAWYCRTCNKDKLLQTSQVGEVPGDKMISSHLTMSCFITPDAQPIVSRTPPQSCPTCGGTNLFQDPDVLDTWFSSSLWPFSTLGWPDNTEDFKSFYPTATLVTGLDILFFWVARMIMMGLKFTGQVPFRDVYIHALVRDAEGQKMSKSKGNVIDPLTKMRQYGTDALRFTLASMASPGRDIKLAEERIEGYRNFVTKLWNAARFIHLYADGPRTSLAAELRPFPDRWILSRLNHTIREVSNAFEDYRFDQAASALYQFVWHEYCDWFIELAKPCLQQENHPDAPVTRQTLLESFEIIQRLLHPVMPFITEEIWQSFPHEGLSIMTQPFPAEKPEWVNAEAEQAFLFLQAFVNTARTGRAFLNISSAQTPSIYGATTQDNDTATLAFLAPHIESILRSSVITDQGIPSLRTLQLPSGHFSTIGIPVPNEIDLHEVIKKIQKQIGEKEKEVQRLGNRLSSSEFREKAESSVIQESEDRRTKLIDELGILNMTEQQLVSMTT, from the coding sequence TTGCCAATTCCAAAACACCCTATCAACAATAGTATGTCATCTTCACAGTTAGAAAAAACCTACAACCCTAATGAAGTCGAGCAACGGTGGGGGTCCTATTGGATGCAGCACCATCTCTTCCAACCTGACCTCGGCAACCACTCTCAATCATATTGCCTGGTCATTCCTCCCCCCAATGTCACCGGATCACTCCACATCGGCCATGCCCTCAATACGACCATCCAGGACATTATCGTTCGATGGCGACGCATGCAGGGATTAAACACTCTTTGGGTTCCTGGGACAGACCATGCGGGGATTGCGACGCAAAATGTAGTGGAGCGGCAACTCGCGCAGGAAGGTCAGTCACGAGAACACATCGGGCGCTCGGCCTTCATCGACCGGGTCTGGAAGTGGAGACACCAATCAGGAAATACCATTATCGAACAGTTAAAACAGTTAGGAGCCTCCTGCGATTGGTCTCGTCTCCGGTTTACCATGGACGAAGGACTTTCACGAGCTGTTCGAGAGGTGTTTGTTCGTCTGTACGAGGAAGGACTTATTTACCGGGGGGAACGTTTAATAAATTGGTGCCCGCGCTGCCTGACAGCCCTGTCCGACATTGAAGTCGAGCACGAACCAATTAAAGGAAAGCTTTATTACATTCAGTATTACCTCTCTGACGATCCAACACAATTTCTCATGGTGGCCACTACCAGACCAGAGACCGTTCTGGGAGATACCGCAGTGGCTGTCCATCCTGAGGACCCTCGCTACCAGCGGTATATCGGCAAAGAAGCTCGCGTCCCTTTAACGACACGAACCATTCCCATTTTAGCTGATCCGATATTAGTTGATCGGGAATTTGGAACCGGAGCCGTCAAAATTACACCTGCTCACGACTTTAATGACTTTGAAGCAGGCGAGCGACACGGTCTTCCGCGCCTGTCCATACTCGATTTCCAAGCTCGAATGAGCCTTTCAGGACTTCAAGAATCTCAAGCAGACTCCAGACTTCAAACCACACTCAACCTCAAATCAGTCCAGGAAGCCCGCACCATGGTGATAGAAGCCCTGGAGAAGCAAGAACTTCTCCTAAAGGTTGAAGATCACGCCATGGCCCTCGGGAAATGTTATCGATGTAAAACCGTTGTCGAACCCTATCTTTCACCGCAATGGTTCGTCAAAATCCAACCTTTGGCAACTCCTGCCATCCAAGCGGTTGAAACCGGACACATTCGAATTATTCCCGATGGCTGGAAAAACAATTATTTGGGCTGGATGCACCAGATCAAGGATTGGTGCATTTCTCGCCAAATCTGGTGGGGACATCAAATTCCCGCCTGGTACTGTCGAACCTGCAACAAGGACAAGTTACTCCAAACTAGCCAGGTTGGCGAAGTCCCTGGCGACAAAATGATTTCTTCCCACCTCACAATGAGCTGCTTTATCACCCCCGATGCACAACCCATCGTCTCGAGAACTCCACCACAATCCTGTCCAACATGCGGCGGGACCAACCTCTTTCAAGACCCTGATGTATTGGACACCTGGTTTTCATCCTCCCTCTGGCCGTTTTCTACCCTCGGGTGGCCAGACAACACAGAAGACTTCAAATCATTTTACCCAACAGCAACCCTAGTCACCGGACTGGACATTCTCTTTTTTTGGGTTGCCAGAATGATCATGATGGGCCTGAAATTTACGGGGCAGGTCCCATTTCGTGATGTGTACATTCATGCCCTGGTTCGAGACGCCGAAGGTCAGAAGATGAGCAAATCCAAAGGAAATGTGATTGACCCCCTCACCAAAATGCGACAATATGGAACGGATGCCCTGCGGTTTACCCTGGCCTCAATGGCCTCTCCTGGCCGGGACATTAAACTGGCCGAGGAACGCATTGAAGGATATCGAAATTTTGTCACAAAACTCTGGAATGCCGCACGATTTATTCATCTCTATGCGGACGGACCGCGGACATCACTCGCAGCAGAGCTCCGCCCTTTTCCAGATCGATGGATTCTCAGCCGACTGAACCATACGATCCGTGAAGTGAGCAATGCCTTTGAAGACTATCGCTTTGACCAAGCCGCCTCTGCTCTCTATCAATTCGTCTGGCATGAATATTGTGATTGGTTCATAGAACTCGCCAAACCCTGCCTCCAACAGGAAAACCATCCTGATGCGCCTGTCACCCGCCAGACACTCTTGGAATCATTTGAAATCATCCAACGGCTGTTACACCCCGTGATGCCATTTATTACCGAAGAAATATGGCAATCCTTCCCGCACGAAGGGCTATCAATCATGACGCAACCCTTCCCTGCTGAAAAGCCGGAATGGGTCAATGCTGAAGCCGAACAGGCTTTTTTGTTTCTCCAAGCGTTTGTCAACACGGCGAGAACCGGGCGAGCCTTCCTGAATATTTCCTCTGCTCAAACCCCTTCGATCTATGGAGCGACCACCCAGGACAATGACACGGCCACTCTGGCCTTTCTTGCGCCCCATATCGAGTCAATTCTGCGCTCATCGGTCATCACAGACCAGGGCATCCCTTCTCTCCGTACATTACAATTGCCTTCTGGTCATTTCAGCACTATTGGCATTCCTGTTCCCAATGAGATTGACCTTCATGAAGTGATCAAAAAAATTCAGAAACAAATTGGAGAAAAAGAGAAGGAAGTGCAGCGCCTTGGCAATCGGTTATCCTCTTCTGAATTTAGGGAGAAGGCGGAGTCTTCCGTAATACAGGAATCAGAAGACCGCCGTACCAAGCTGATTGATGAGTTGGGAATTCTGAATATGACGGAACAACAACTGGTTTCCATGACGACCTGA
- a CDS encoding HAD-IA family hydrolase, with amino-acid sequence MSSSPIKVIFFDAVGTLFDVKGSVGEVYLTYAKKYGVPDTEHTQYALNAAFKQTMKDMPLPIFSVERPEKLKQCERLWWFDVVHAVFYRVGMFEGFDEFFEEVFEAFGKPIHWELFPETLEILAELKGQGFELGIISNFDSRFFQVSRGLGLSTFFDSVTISSLVGSAKPAKNIFAHALDEHMVIPQEALHVGDHPLEDFEGARQAGLHAVLIDRSTNSVPHHPQTLSNLIELRSYDLLHR; translated from the coding sequence ATGAGTTCCTCCCCCATAAAAGTCATTTTTTTTGATGCCGTAGGGACTTTATTCGATGTAAAGGGATCGGTAGGGGAGGTCTATTTAACGTATGCTAAAAAATACGGGGTCCCGGACACCGAACACACCCAATATGCATTGAATGCCGCATTCAAGCAAACCATGAAAGACATGCCTCTTCCGATTTTTTCGGTGGAGCGGCCGGAAAAACTCAAGCAGTGCGAGCGGTTGTGGTGGTTTGATGTTGTGCATGCCGTTTTTTATCGGGTGGGGATGTTCGAAGGATTTGACGAGTTTTTTGAGGAGGTATTCGAGGCGTTTGGGAAGCCTATCCATTGGGAGCTGTTTCCTGAAACACTCGAAATATTAGCTGAGTTGAAAGGGCAAGGCTTTGAACTCGGAATTATTTCCAATTTTGATAGTCGGTTTTTTCAGGTTTCGCGTGGGCTTGGTCTCAGCACGTTTTTTGATTCTGTGACCATTTCCAGTTTGGTCGGGTCCGCCAAGCCAGCCAAAAATATTTTTGCTCATGCCCTCGATGAACATATGGTGATCCCTCAAGAAGCACTTCATGTAGGAGATCATCCTCTTGAGGATTTCGAGGGGGCGCGACAGGCTGGTCTTCATGCCGTCTTGATTGATCGTTCAACAAATAGCGTCCCTCATCATCCACAGACCCTTTCAAATTTGATTGAACTGCGTTCATACGACCTCTTGCATCGCTAA
- a CDS encoding histidine kinase N-terminal 7TM domain-containing protein: MEFFAISGLLNGLAASGLASFVYFRAPKDPRHWTFGLFGIATALWSFGYCAWQVADSEFFALLNLRILMAGAIFIPITFLHHVLYLLKKENIYRTTIKWNYLVGGVFLLADFTPFFIQGVRQISVFPFWGVPGLVFHFCLIWWVGLVIFAHLLLIQAYAKERGLRRRQFLYLLIGSAIGYIGGATNYPLWYGIEVLPYGTIGFAVYISIVAYTLLRFHWLEFSVYVEKGLSYFAILLFVSQPVYPMLLLAQKSLLGAINVRFSVVQLVLHLMTVVGVYQMKVGTKGAVARTILKGRELRTQALSRFSSKVANMHNIQDLGQAILETVGRSAGASKAAIFVLQVEENRYRAVSNFGFSPDHPVIQNGWAISDNLPQLLLFTQAKVSIGELKGLDSNEGERHIAEILEGAGLELFYPIFGNNQLLGVLALGPTSSEAIRMMGGKTFWNTIIQESALALENAILREEIHRSQNLLCQVDRLRSLEAMANGLTQELHSPLVSIKAFVQVAEMRRHDGEFMDRLHRIVGEDLAKIEALTKEIREYVKPLSGSLNAKAHIHDIIDSCLLFVASNPSYHKTMIEKIFSPDVPMVSVDRQGLMQAIFNGLLFLLKDPSHLSGTLRIETEAGRQVLGQNWLQVSVWWKAERMSTDSELVSIEEWDFDNCVIDEPDPSATQGLILAHQIIQRHSGRLQLLTNERGILGFQIQLPLSLPYGNEYSLTSFRNPAIPLKQVKVTPDAGHPFS, from the coding sequence GTGGAATTCTTTGCCATCAGTGGATTGTTGAATGGGTTGGCCGCTAGCGGGTTGGCGTCCTTTGTCTATTTCCGCGCTCCAAAGGATCCCAGGCATTGGACGTTCGGTTTATTTGGAATCGCCACTGCTTTATGGAGTTTTGGGTATTGTGCCTGGCAAGTCGCGGATTCCGAGTTTTTTGCGCTCCTCAATCTTCGTATATTAATGGCAGGGGCGATCTTTATTCCCATTACATTTCTGCATCATGTTTTGTATTTACTTAAGAAAGAGAATATTTATCGTACCACCATTAAATGGAATTACCTTGTGGGAGGGGTATTCCTTCTTGCCGATTTTACGCCTTTCTTTATTCAAGGTGTCCGCCAAATTTCCGTTTTTCCGTTTTGGGGTGTGCCTGGTTTGGTCTTTCATTTTTGTTTGATTTGGTGGGTCGGACTTGTAATCTTTGCCCATCTTCTTCTTATTCAAGCCTATGCGAAGGAAAGAGGATTACGTCGAAGGCAATTTTTGTATCTCCTTATAGGCTCTGCAATCGGATACATCGGTGGGGCTACTAATTATCCCTTGTGGTATGGGATTGAAGTATTACCCTACGGAACTATTGGGTTTGCGGTATATATTTCAATCGTAGCCTATACCTTGTTGCGTTTTCACTGGTTGGAATTTTCAGTGTATGTTGAAAAAGGATTGTCCTATTTTGCTATTTTATTGTTTGTCTCGCAGCCGGTGTATCCGATGCTGCTACTGGCCCAGAAATCCCTGCTGGGTGCCATTAATGTCCGGTTTTCCGTCGTGCAACTTGTGCTCCATCTCATGACGGTTGTGGGAGTTTATCAGATGAAAGTGGGAACGAAGGGCGCGGTCGCGAGAACCATACTCAAAGGCCGGGAATTGAGGACTCAAGCTCTCTCCAGATTTTCTTCAAAAGTCGCTAACATGCATAATATTCAGGATTTGGGTCAGGCGATTCTAGAAACGGTCGGAAGGAGTGCTGGAGCATCGAAGGCCGCAATCTTTGTTTTGCAAGTTGAAGAAAATCGTTATAGGGCCGTTTCAAATTTCGGATTTTCTCCTGATCATCCTGTTATCCAGAATGGATGGGCTATCTCCGACAATCTGCCACAATTACTACTATTTACGCAGGCAAAAGTCTCCATCGGGGAATTAAAAGGTTTAGATTCCAATGAGGGCGAGAGGCATATAGCCGAAATATTAGAAGGTGCCGGATTAGAGTTGTTCTATCCGATCTTTGGGAATAACCAATTATTGGGCGTTTTGGCGCTTGGCCCTACGTCTAGTGAAGCTATTCGGATGATGGGTGGAAAAACATTTTGGAATACCATTATTCAGGAATCTGCCTTAGCTTTAGAAAATGCTATTTTACGCGAAGAAATTCACCGGTCCCAGAATTTGCTTTGCCAAGTGGATCGCCTACGGTCGCTTGAGGCCATGGCCAATGGATTGACTCAGGAACTTCATAGTCCATTAGTCTCAATTAAAGCGTTTGTTCAAGTGGCTGAAATGCGACGGCATGACGGGGAATTTATGGATAGGCTTCATCGTATCGTCGGAGAAGATCTTGCGAAGATAGAAGCCTTAACAAAAGAGATCAGAGAATATGTCAAACCTTTATCGGGATCATTGAATGCCAAAGCCCATATCCACGATATCATTGATTCCTGTCTTTTGTTTGTAGCGAGCAATCCTTCTTACCATAAGACGATGATTGAGAAGATATTTAGTCCAGATGTTCCGATGGTCTCTGTCGATCGCCAGGGGCTCATGCAGGCCATTTTCAATGGCCTGTTATTTCTCTTAAAGGACCCCTCGCATTTGTCTGGAACTTTGCGAATTGAAACAGAAGCTGGTCGCCAGGTTTTGGGGCAAAATTGGCTTCAAGTTTCGGTGTGGTGGAAAGCGGAAAGAATGTCAACGGATTCTGAGCTGGTTTCAATAGAGGAGTGGGACTTTGATAATTGCGTAATTGATGAACCTGACCCTTCCGCCACGCAAGGGTTGATCCTTGCACATCAAATTATTCAACGTCATTCTGGACGTCTTCAGCTTTTGACCAATGAGCGTGGCATTCTTGGATTTCAAATCCAACTGCCCCTCAGTCTACCCTATGGCAATGAGTATTCCTTGACTTCATTTCGTAACCCCGCCATTCCTCTTAAGCAGGTGAAGGTAACCCCAGACGCTGGCCATCCTTTTTCGTAG
- a CDS encoding hybrid sensor histidine kinase/response regulator, producing the protein MNSFSRNERSVFDHVPLVIYQCTQQGIDRNFKFVSPYVYSLLSLTPEQLTQDSKAFFCRIHPEDRNMFLRAWEKHTHLPATIRLEYRMLGEGNRVVWVQENSVMSQGSIENEMICHGALIEIPDHQHIKEELQRWDRELQSLTGNLPDIIGRFDRKNRVMYLNRWWDSVDPIPPEKYLGKELIELGVSQKVAGVFEEKIQSVCKKGISESLEISHPTGKGLKNFEIRFCPEPTIGGQILTVLLICRDVTDVRMAELAFRDSDEKFRQLAETVDSVFWIWDVDLQQIVYVSPAYQRLWGGDPQKLMNNPFDWLSIVFQEDQAKVENLFLKRIDAKGLDIEYRIVTGRHELRWIHNRTFPVKDSSGRIHRIIGIAQDVTERKKWEEERLRGAKLESLGLLAGGLAHDFNNLLTAILGQLSLAKYTLDSSNPLFTRISEAEHASLRAQDIARQLLTFSKGGAPVKKTVSLKEILHENVRLVLAGSNVRPIFNISDDLWPVTIDAGQICQVIHNLVINARQAMEEGGECIIQAQNVKGDGVELSGLGAMTSHAQDWIEIRFIDNGIGISKDNLEKIFDPYFTTKSTGSGLGLATSYSIVRNHGGLLAVKSALGEGSTFSLFLPAIPIQEMSPELPERSVKVGQGKILIMDDEIQIRNVLGEMVGTCGYSYQTAKDGDEALRNFCEAREIGSPFSAVILDLTIPGGLGGKEVISRLLTIDPQVKAIVVSGYSNDPVLANYQDYGFKGRVAKPFNLVDLSVVLHSVLEKTTS; encoded by the coding sequence ATGAATAGCTTCTCTCGAAATGAGCGTTCCGTTTTTGACCATGTACCACTGGTTATCTATCAGTGCACTCAACAGGGGATTGATCGGAATTTTAAGTTTGTGAGTCCGTACGTTTATTCATTGTTAAGCTTGACTCCTGAGCAACTCACCCAAGATTCTAAAGCGTTTTTTTGTCGGATTCATCCGGAAGATCGGAATATGTTTTTGAGAGCTTGGGAGAAACACACCCATTTGCCTGCAACCATTCGGTTAGAATATCGGATGCTCGGTGAAGGAAATCGAGTGGTTTGGGTTCAAGAAAATAGTGTGATGTCTCAGGGGAGCATCGAAAATGAAATGATCTGCCATGGGGCGTTAATTGAAATCCCTGATCACCAACATATCAAAGAGGAATTGCAGCGCTGGGACCGAGAGCTTCAATCCTTGACCGGTAATCTTCCCGATATTATTGGACGCTTTGATCGTAAGAACCGTGTTATGTATTTAAATCGGTGGTGGGATAGCGTTGACCCAATTCCCCCAGAAAAGTATTTGGGTAAAGAACTCATTGAATTGGGGGTATCTCAAAAGGTCGCAGGTGTATTTGAAGAGAAAATTCAATCGGTGTGTAAAAAGGGTATATCAGAATCCCTGGAGATTTCCCATCCTACTGGAAAAGGACTGAAAAATTTTGAAATACGATTTTGTCCGGAGCCAACTATCGGTGGACAAATTTTAACCGTCTTGCTGATCTGTCGTGATGTGACAGACGTTCGAATGGCTGAGTTGGCTTTTAGAGACAGTGATGAAAAATTTCGCCAACTGGCCGAAACGGTGGATAGTGTGTTTTGGATCTGGGATGTAGACCTACAGCAAATTGTTTATGTGAGTCCTGCTTACCAACGACTTTGGGGCGGGGATCCTCAAAAACTCATGAATAATCCTTTTGATTGGTTGAGCATTGTTTTTCAGGAAGATCAGGCCAAGGTTGAAAATTTGTTTCTAAAGAGAATCGATGCAAAAGGCCTTGATATTGAATATCGAATTGTCACTGGTCGCCATGAGCTACGCTGGATCCATAACCGAACCTTTCCGGTGAAGGATTCATCAGGGAGGATCCATCGGATCATTGGGATAGCTCAGGATGTGACGGAAAGAAAGAAATGGGAGGAAGAGCGGTTGCGGGGGGCAAAGCTCGAATCACTTGGGCTTCTGGCCGGAGGACTTGCCCATGATTTCAATAATCTGCTCACAGCCATTTTAGGCCAACTGTCATTGGCGAAATATACACTGGACTCATCCAACCCGCTATTTACTCGGATTTCTGAGGCCGAACATGCCTCTTTGAGAGCACAAGATATTGCGAGGCAACTCCTGACTTTTTCTAAGGGCGGGGCCCCGGTAAAAAAGACTGTTTCCTTGAAAGAGATCTTGCATGAGAATGTCCGGTTGGTGCTCGCCGGCTCTAATGTCCGTCCAATCTTTAACATTTCCGATGATTTGTGGCCGGTTACAATTGATGCTGGTCAAATTTGCCAGGTGATTCATAATCTTGTGATCAATGCGAGGCAGGCGATGGAGGAGGGAGGGGAATGTATCATTCAAGCTCAAAATGTTAAAGGAGATGGGGTTGAACTATCTGGTTTGGGAGCGATGACTTCGCATGCTCAGGATTGGATTGAAATCCGCTTCATTGACAACGGGATTGGGATTTCAAAGGACAATCTAGAAAAAATATTTGATCCCTATTTTACAACCAAGTCCACAGGGTCAGGGTTAGGACTTGCGACGTCCTACTCCATTGTGAGGAATCATGGCGGATTGTTGGCTGTGAAGTCCGCACTTGGCGAAGGTAGTACTTTTTCTTTATTTTTACCCGCTATTCCTATTCAAGAAATGTCTCCAGAATTGCCGGAGCGGAGCGTGAAAGTAGGACAAGGCAAAATACTAATCATGGATGATGAAATTCAAATACGAAACGTTCTTGGTGAGATGGTGGGAACCTGTGGTTACAGCTACCAAACAGCCAAAGATGGAGACGAAGCCTTAAGAAATTTTTGTGAAGCAAGAGAAATTGGTTCCCCATTTTCAGCCGTCATCCTTGATTTAACCATACCCGGCGGGCTAGGAGGAAAAGAAGTCATCAGCCGGCTCTTGACTATAGATCCTCAAGTCAAAGCTATTGTGGTGAGTGGTTATTCGAATGACCCTGTCCTTGCCAATTATCAGGATTATGGTTTCAAGGGTCGAGTAGCCAAGCCTTTTAACCTTGTGGACCTCAGTGTGGTCCTTCATTCCGTTTTAGAGAAGACGACATCATAA